A genomic region of Zea mays cultivar B73 chromosome 6, Zm-B73-REFERENCE-NAM-5.0, whole genome shotgun sequence contains the following coding sequences:
- the LOC103629369 gene encoding rho GTPase-activating protein REN1 isoform X11 has protein sequence MGQNPIFSTDVEAESAESPAEHCKLFVCGAAEDRSVIGRPAKFALVDADGSPSFLEKALKFIEDHGIKVEGILRQSADVEEVKRRIRDYEKGKNEFSPEEDAHVIGDCIKYVLREMPSSPVPASCCTALVKAYRSDKARRLDEINRVINEVFPEPNRQLLQRTLKMMQVVESHKAVNRMSQSALAACMAPLLLRPLLLGECDIDNEFSMGGDSSFQLLQAAAAANHAQAIVIIMMEEFDQIFDDSEEGSCSSDAYTESEDDVDKEYSTDNDTHDDDGSYDSGEDDIEEDLDYSDDSEHDSKINANIKDGKVKNNISETAEVAQAEDTSPMDINSQSNQKQESCGPNGSKDRILRSTSRSSSSREKTMEKSCSSAHKGKRTLWGRTSARKDLSTEEIECCSDDEALVEKLESNKIDLQSKIAKEAKENAILWSSLEKRKEELHERRLALEKEVENLRDQLKRVMNLRRGQVSSPSTIDSKVRGQQLCCESCNQRLLNTDRLSGPESSSVEASPTVGSDPAFDMGDIEQSRKQAAQHSPSSRDKPSHEAVGGITQRAPQRGHSIAREGQDGSSSLSSSNSKWNLAQKQYSNSPLIRGLHVSSRLEDFGGSISPAASSALAKLTNRLNFLKERRALLASEMQSLDLGRPPTVKSPTPKGHESKNS, from the exons ATGGGGCAAAATCCAATATTCAGCACTGATGTAGAAGCAGAATCTGCTGAATCTCCAGCTGAACATTGTAAGCTAT TTGTTTGTGGTGCAGCGGAGGACCGTTCTGTTATTGGCAGACCTGCAAAATTTGCACTTGTAGATGCTGATGGTAGTCCATCATTCTTGGAGAAGGCCCTGAAGTTCATTGAAGATCATG GGATCAAGGTAGAGGGCATCCTGCGTCAGTctgctgatgttgaagaagtcaAACGCAGAATTAGGGATTATGAAAAGG GGAAAAACGAGTTCTCTCCAGAAGAGGATGCTCATGTTATTGGTGACTGTATTAAG TATGTTCTTCGAGAGATGCCATCATCTCCAGTTCCTGCATCATGTTGCACTGCTCTGGTTAAAGCATACC GAAGTGACAAGGCAAGAAGACTTGATGAGATTAATAGAGTGATAAATGAAGTTTTCCCAGAACCAAATCGACAATTGTTGCAGAG GACTCTTAAGATGATGCAAGTTGTTGAGTCACACAAAGCTGTGAATAGAATGTCTCAATCTGCTTTGGCAGCTTGCATGGCACCACTACTTCTTCGACCTCTTCTTCTTGGAGAATGTGACATAGACAATGAATTTAGTATGGGAGGGGATAGTTCATTCCAGCTACTTCAAGCTGCTGCGGCTGCGAATCATGCACAGGCTATTGTTATTATTATGATGGAGGAATTTGATCAGATATTTGAT GACTCGGAAGAAGGTTCCTGTTCTTCAGATGCTTATACGGAGTCTGAGGATGATGTTGACAAGGAATATTCCACAGATAATGACACCCATGATGACGATGGTTCTTATGATTCTGGTGAAGATGACATTGAAGAAGATTTGGACTACTCTGATGACAGTGAACATGACAGTAAGATCAACGCTAATATCAAGGATGGCAAG GTTAAAAACAATATCTCAGAAACTGCAG AAGTTGCACAGGCAGAGGATACCTCTCCTATGGATATCAATAGTCAATCCAACCAGAAGCAAGAATCATGTGGACCGAATGGATCCAAAGATCGTATACTAAGATCAACTTCTCGTTCATCATCTTCCAGAGAAAAAACTATGGAGAAATCATGCAGTTCAGCACACAAGGGCAAAAGAACCTTATGGGGCCGTACTTCA GCAAGAAAAGACCTGTCAACAGAGGAGATTGAATGCTGCAGCGATGATGA GGCCCTTGTTGAGAAACTTGAGAGTAACAAGATTGATCTCCAATCAAAAATTGCAAAGGAG GCCAAAGAAAATGCAATCCTATGGTCAAGTCTAGAAAAACGGAAAGAAGAACTACATGAGCGTCGTTTAGCACTTGAAAAAGAA GTTGAAAATTTGAGGGACCAGCTGAAGAGGGTGATGAATTTGCGAAGGGGGCAGGTGTCCTCGCCTTCAACAATAGACAGCAAG GTCAGGGGCCAGCAGCTGTGCTGTGAATCATGCAACCAACGTCTCCTAAATACAGACAGGCTTAGCGG ACCTGAAAGCTCATCAGTGGAAGCGTCACCGACTGTTGGGAGTGATCCTGCATTTGACATG GGTGATATCGAGCAATCAAGGAAGCAAGCCGCACAGCATTCGCCTTCTTCAAGAGACAAGCCAAGTCACGAGGCGGTCGGGGGCATCACCCAGAGGGCTCCTCAAAGAGGGCATTCGATTGCCAGGGAGGGCCAAGATGGGTCGTCGTCGTTGTCATCCTCTAATTCGAAGTGGAATCTTGCGCAGAAACAATATTCAAATAGCCCATTGATAAGAGGGCTTCATGTATCCAGCAGACTAGAG GATTTCGGTGGAAGCATATCACCAGCAGCGTCATCGGCATTAGCCAAGCTGACGAACCGGCTCAACTTCCTGAAAGAACGGAGGGCGCTGCTGGCAAGCGAGATGCAGAGCTTGGATTTGGGTCGGCCCCCAACAGTGAAGTCCCCAACACCAAAAGGCCATGAAAGCAAGAATAGTTGA
- the LOC103629370 gene encoding pEARLI1-like lipid transfer protein 2: protein MAARRSSCSSTTAVPLLCASALLLFILLSAGVAPAAACGGHPCPIPDGKCPVNAVKLGVCADVLDGLIHAVVGGPPKEPCCSLISGLADLDAAVCVCLAINANILGVNLDVAVDLSLLVNYCGRRVPAGFKCA, encoded by the coding sequence ATGGCGGCGAGGCGTTccagttgttcttccaccaccgcGGTACCATTACTGTGCGCCTCGGCCTTGCTGCTATTCATCCTGCTGTCGGCGGGCGTGGCGCCGGCGGCGGCGTGCGGCGGCCACCCGTGCCCGATCCCGGACGGCAAGTGCCCGGTGAACGCGGTGAAGCTGGGCGTGTGCGCCGACGTGCTGGACGGGCTGATCCACGCCGTGGTGGGCGGCCCGCCCAaggagccctgctgctccctcATCTCCGGCCTGGCCGACCTGGACGCCGCTGTCTGCGTCTGCCTCGCCATCAACGCCAACATCCTCGGCGTCAACCTCGACGTCGCCGTCGACCTCTCCCTCCTCGTCAACTACTGCGGCCGCCGTGTGCCCGCCGGATTCAAATGCGCCTAG